The Candidatus Saccharibacteria bacterium oral taxon 488 genome has a segment encoding these proteins:
- a CDS encoding GNAT family N-acetyltransferase — translation MHRYKKSSVTVNIRKAKAGDVDFVSRLMTETLGPFYNGDHRAHARRIFTAHINNNVDSVGQFSLLQYIFIAEVNHHPAGMIHLVVKKQGTVKISPLIVAPEYRGKFGIGSKLLRHAEDFARKHHTRQLYCTVAAQNQATFKFLLRKGFHLAGKAQDHYKPGIDECMLYKPLSQSTTPGLSDISIVPFDEKKHTAATRRLILSQVGSSFYGVNNAWIDTLFAGYRRREGRNVDTKYKLIFIAEQDRKVVGVVGATPKKGQPIKIMPLVAKSETVFEVLVANLPQLLAGYSRKLYVHLIPEPWQIACLQRHGWTIEGLFPEGYALDVTVQQWGLRIKKRDIKKARNSVRSKP, via the coding sequence ATGCACCGATATAAGAAATCGTCAGTCACTGTGAATATCCGTAAAGCCAAAGCAGGCGATGTTGATTTCGTTTCCCGCTTGATGACAGAAACACTTGGGCCGTTTTACAATGGCGATCATCGAGCTCACGCACGGCGGATTTTTACCGCGCATATCAATAATAACGTCGATTCTGTCGGGCAGTTTTCACTTCTGCAGTACATATTTATTGCAGAAGTCAATCATCATCCCGCTGGAATGATTCATTTAGTTGTCAAGAAGCAGGGGACAGTTAAAATTAGTCCGCTCATCGTTGCGCCAGAATATCGCGGTAAATTTGGCATTGGCAGTAAGTTACTTCGCCATGCTGAGGATTTTGCTCGCAAACACCACACTCGGCAACTCTACTGTACAGTGGCTGCCCAAAACCAAGCCACGTTCAAGTTTCTATTGCGCAAAGGCTTTCATCTGGCTGGTAAGGCGCAAGATCATTATAAACCTGGTATCGACGAGTGTATGCTATACAAGCCGCTGAGTCAGAGCACAACTCCTGGCTTGTCAGATATTTCAATCGTCCCGTTTGACGAGAAAAAGCATACCGCTGCGACGAGACGGCTGATTTTGTCGCAGGTGGGCAGTAGTTTTTACGGCGTTAATAATGCATGGATTGATACACTGTTTGCTGGTTATCGACGGCGTGAAGGTCGAAATGTCGATACGAAATATAAGCTTATTTTTATCGCTGAGCAGGATAGAAAGGTCGTTGGCGTTGTCGGCGCAACTCCAAAGAAAGGCCAGCCGATTAAAATCATGCCATTGGTAGCGAAATCAGAGACTGTTTTCGAAGTACTGGTAGCTAACTTGCCACAATTATTAGCTGGTTATAGTCGTAAGCTATATGTCCATCTCATTCCTGAGCCGTGGCAGATAGCTTGTTTGCAGCGACACGGCTGGACGATTGAAGGCTTATTTCCCGAAGGCTATGCACTAGACGTCACTGTTCAGCAGTGGGGATTGCGCATCAAAAAAAGAGATATTAAAAAGGCCAGAAACAGCGTTCGGTCGAAACCTTAG
- a CDS encoding DUF3850 domain-containing protein, protein MKIITKKSYPDLFEKVLTGEKTFDMRVADFDIQPGDILEQIEINYEGTPTGRKVRHVVGEVLRTKEIDFWKQEDIDQYGYQVMSLAERVE, encoded by the coding sequence ATGAAAATTATCACCAAAAAATCTTACCCCGATTTATTCGAAAAAGTCCTAACGGGCGAGAAAACGTTTGATATGAGAGTGGCCGATTTTGACATCCAACCCGGTGACATTCTGGAGCAGATTGAGATAAATTATGAAGGAACGCCAACCGGCCGCAAAGTCCGTCATGTAGTAGGCGAAGTTTTACGCACGAAAGAAATCGATTTTTGGAAACAAGAAGACATTGATCAATACGGATATCAGGTGATGTCGCTTGCCGAGCGGGTTGAGTAA
- a CDS encoding GrpB family protein gives MDRELEKMSLEELWQLFPIFLVEHNREWVHWYDEEVKVISSLVPEKYIARISHIGSTAIPNIQAKNIVDILLEVPSEKELEPVKNILVENNWLCMSEKAKRISLNKGYTKQGFADKVFHIHIRIVGDNDEIYFRDYLIENGDIAKQYEKLKLQLWKEFEHDRDGYTDAKSDFIRKYTKIAREKYGSKNRSS, from the coding sequence ATGGATAGAGAACTAGAGAAAATGAGTTTGGAAGAATTGTGGCAACTATTCCCTATATTTCTTGTAGAACACAATCGAGAATGGGTACACTGGTATGATGAGGAGGTGAAAGTCATCTCCTCATTGGTGCCAGAAAAATACATAGCACGAATATCTCACATTGGCAGCACGGCCATCCCAAATATACAGGCAAAGAATATAGTAGATATATTGCTTGAAGTCCCGTCGGAGAAAGAATTAGAGCCTGTAAAAAATATTCTTGTTGAAAATAATTGGTTGTGCATGAGTGAGAAAGCAAAACGAATCTCATTGAATAAGGGATATACCAAACAGGGCTTCGCGGATAAGGTATTTCATATTCATATTAGGATCGTGGGGGATAATGATGAGATCTACTTTAGGGATTATCTAATTGAGAATGGCGATATTGCCAAACAGTACGAGAAATTGAAACTACAACTTTGGAAGGAATTTGAGCATGACAGAGATGGATATACTGATGCAAAAAGCGATTTTATCAGAAAGTATACTAAAATAGCTAGAGAAAAATACGGGTCCAAGAATAGGTCTTCCTAA
- a CDS encoding HAMP domain-containing protein codes for MKRLKLFPKTFLVSIGLFAALIILVHALVYTLMPQFYLQQKEREAADNLTALVAELRGKSTEEMRRLSQEFASMKNVNITLTIDGRDQYFQGFQSVNIVTDSGKPVDTSVVKIADGQTVDPRSVILEQGSVADNRGQTARIKLLADVAPVTQAKLATLHVLPYTMLGSLLVALVFSYMYSRFVTRPIRKMAAVTTTMQRLEKDVHYPVNSHDEIGVLGRNINELYQNLWQTIRSLEHENKRITQLEKEKIAFLRAASHELKTPLAALRIILENMQLNIGEYKDRDQYLAKSVARVDQLTTMVNNVLRSGNVAEQAVRQEKRLRVDQLIAEVVDDYTLLAKTRGMTFTVDARPATIRANRDMMRHVISNLVSNAVRHGDAGSVITITCDQHELAIENACKPLTKQQLQHVFDPFYRSNAATKQHTDSSGIGLYTVKMLLDAKGLDYKFTPHGQGMRFVVRFE; via the coding sequence ATGAAGCGGCTTAAATTATTTCCCAAAACGTTCTTGGTGTCAATTGGCCTGTTTGCGGCGTTGATCATCCTGGTGCATGCGCTGGTCTACACCTTGATGCCGCAATTTTATCTACAGCAAAAAGAGCGCGAGGCGGCGGACAATCTCACGGCGCTCGTGGCTGAGCTACGCGGTAAATCGACTGAGGAAATGCGTCGTCTCAGCCAGGAATTTGCGAGTATGAAAAATGTCAACATCACGCTGACGATTGACGGGCGCGATCAGTATTTTCAAGGCTTTCAATCTGTCAATATCGTGACAGACAGCGGTAAACCAGTCGATACCAGCGTGGTGAAAATCGCTGATGGGCAAACGGTCGATCCGCGCTCGGTGATTTTAGAGCAGGGTAGTGTGGCGGATAATCGCGGACAAACGGCCAGAATCAAGCTACTGGCCGATGTAGCGCCCGTTACTCAGGCCAAGCTCGCCACGCTGCACGTATTGCCGTATACCATGCTTGGTTCACTGTTGGTGGCGCTCGTGTTCTCGTACATGTATAGCCGTTTTGTGACGCGGCCGATTCGTAAGATGGCGGCGGTGACCACGACCATGCAGCGACTGGAAAAGGACGTACACTACCCAGTGAACAGTCATGACGAGATCGGCGTACTAGGGCGAAATATCAATGAGCTCTATCAAAATCTGTGGCAGACGATTCGCTCACTGGAGCATGAGAATAAGCGGATCACCCAGCTGGAGAAGGAAAAAATTGCTTTCCTCCGTGCAGCCTCGCATGAGTTGAAGACGCCATTGGCGGCGCTCCGGATCATACTTGAGAATATGCAACTCAACATCGGCGAGTATAAAGACCGTGATCAGTACCTGGCGAAATCGGTGGCACGGGTTGATCAATTGACGACGATGGTGAACAACGTCTTGCGCTCTGGAAACGTGGCTGAGCAAGCCGTGCGCCAAGAAAAGCGACTGAGGGTTGATCAGCTGATCGCCGAGGTGGTTGATGATTATACACTACTGGCGAAAACGCGCGGCATGACTTTCACAGTTGACGCCCGTCCGGCGACCATTCGTGCTAACCGCGACATGATGCGCCACGTCATCTCGAACCTGGTATCAAACGCGGTGCGCCACGGCGACGCGGGGAGTGTGATAACAATTACCTGCGATCAGCATGAGCTGGCCATCGAAAACGCTTGCAAACCACTCACCAAACAACAACTACAGCACGTTTTCGACCCGTTTTATCGGAGCAATGCCGCCACGAAGCAACACACTGACAGCAGTGGCATTGGTCTCTATACCGTGAAAATGCTGCTCGACGCTAAGGGCCTAGACTACAAATTCACGCCGCACGGGCAGGGCATGCGGTTTGTGGTGAGGTTTGAGTAG
- a CDS encoding response regulator has product MTSTILIVEDEPTLRTGTEQFLRQRGFAVVTATSGEEALKRFTGADVIILDIMLPKMSGIEVLRRIRQTSDVPVLMLTALHDEPTQVASFDELADDYMSKPFSLVLLEKRIRALLRRQQSVKKNLWRHGLASVDFAAYQGFYDDTDAHLKPKEVQLLKLLVDNPNMVWSRQAIIDKLWRDDEVPFDRVIDVYIKNLRKKLHLDCIITVKGVGYRYEAA; this is encoded by the coding sequence ATGACATCAACGATTCTTATTGTTGAAGACGAGCCCACCTTACGCACTGGCACTGAGCAATTCCTCCGCCAGCGCGGCTTTGCGGTGGTGACGGCGACCAGCGGCGAGGAAGCGCTGAAGAGATTTACTGGGGCAGATGTGATTATTCTCGATATCATGCTGCCAAAGATGAGTGGCATTGAAGTGCTGCGGCGTATTCGCCAGACTAGCGACGTGCCGGTGCTGATGCTGACGGCGCTACATGATGAGCCGACGCAGGTTGCGAGTTTTGACGAGCTAGCGGATGATTATATGAGTAAGCCGTTTTCACTGGTGCTGTTGGAAAAGCGCATCAGGGCGCTGCTTCGTCGCCAACAGTCTGTCAAAAAAAACTTGTGGCGCCATGGTCTGGCCTCGGTGGATTTCGCGGCCTATCAGGGATTTTATGATGATACTGATGCGCACCTCAAGCCTAAGGAAGTGCAGCTACTCAAACTGCTCGTGGATAATCCAAACATGGTCTGGAGCCGGCAGGCTATCATTGACAAGCTGTGGCGTGACGATGAGGTGCCGTTTGACAGGGTGATCGACGTTTACATCAAAAACTTACGCAAAAAATTGCACCTGGACTGCATCATCACGGTGAAGGGAGTGGGCTATCGCTATGAAGCGGCTTAA
- a CDS encoding response regulator — MRLLIIEDERKIARIIAEALRREHHAVDVTHDGDEGLNMAMSEPYDLLVVDRMLPGRSGTDIVQDLRGQGKDMPILLLTALGTTEDKTFGLDSGADDYLVKPFAIAELTARVRALLRRPPIQQPDTLQIADLVIDQTTQSVTRAGTSIDLTSKEYALLEYLARHPGQTLSKDTLIAHVWDFDADILPNNVEAYIKQLRKKIDKPFRRPLIHTVRGFGYKLEAGE; from the coding sequence ATGCGCCTCCTTATCATCGAAGACGAACGAAAGATTGCCCGGATCATTGCTGAGGCGCTGCGGCGTGAGCATCATGCCGTGGACGTGACGCATGACGGAGATGAGGGGCTGAATATGGCGATGAGCGAGCCGTACGATCTGTTGGTCGTTGATCGGATGCTACCGGGACGGAGCGGCACGGACATCGTGCAGGATTTACGCGGGCAGGGCAAGGATATGCCGATTCTGCTATTGACGGCACTGGGGACGACTGAGGACAAGACGTTCGGCCTGGACAGCGGCGCTGATGATTATCTCGTCAAGCCCTTCGCCATCGCCGAACTCACCGCCCGCGTGCGAGCGCTCCTTCGCCGCCCGCCGATTCAGCAACCGGACACGCTCCAGATCGCTGATCTCGTGATCGACCAGACAACGCAATCCGTCACTCGCGCCGGCACCTCGATCGACCTGACCAGCAAGGAGTACGCGCTCCTCGAATACCTGGCGCGCCACCCCGGCCAGACGCTTAGCAAAGACACATTGATCGCCCATGTGTGGGATTTTGATGCCGATATTTTACCCAACAACGTCGAGGCCTATATCAAGCAGCTACGCAAGAAAATCGACAAGCCATTTCGCCGGCCACTGATTCACACCGTGCGCGGCTTTGGTTATAAATTGGAGGCTGGCGAGTGA
- a CDS encoding ATP-binding cassette domain-containing protein: MAFGDKTVIQDLSFEVRRGEVFGFLGSNGSGKTTTLRALLGLYEPTGGELLVDGKPYTVEDSVKLGYLPEERGLYKKEKVIDTMIYFGRLKGLSQEEARTFSMNYLERVGLSDKAKTRLDKLSGGQQQKIQLGVTIMGDPELLILDEPTKGFDPVNRRLLMNIIEERRKAGATVIFVTHQMEEVERLCDRLILLKDGRSAAYGTLAEVKKQFGGASMDDIFVKVYGGEKQEVRHE; the protein is encoded by the coding sequence ATGGCGTTTGGTGACAAAACGGTCATCCAGGACCTCAGTTTTGAGGTGCGACGTGGCGAGGTGTTTGGATTCTTAGGCAGCAACGGCTCGGGAAAGACGACGACACTCAGGGCGCTACTGGGGCTATACGAGCCGACGGGTGGCGAGCTGCTGGTTGATGGCAAACCGTATACGGTTGAGGATAGCGTCAAGCTAGGCTACCTTCCGGAGGAGCGTGGCCTGTACAAAAAAGAAAAAGTCATCGACACCATGATTTACTTTGGGCGACTAAAAGGTTTGAGCCAGGAAGAAGCTCGTACGTTCTCCATGAACTACTTGGAGCGAGTCGGTCTAAGCGACAAGGCAAAGACTCGGCTGGACAAATTATCAGGCGGCCAGCAGCAAAAAATTCAGCTGGGCGTGACCATCATGGGTGACCCAGAACTGCTTATTTTGGACGAGCCGACCAAGGGTTTTGACCCAGTTAATCGCCGACTACTAATGAACATCATTGAAGAGCGCCGCAAGGCTGGCGCGACGGTGATATTTGTCACCCACCAGATGGAAGAGGTTGAACGGCTATGTGATCGGCTGATTCTATTAAAAGACGGTCGATCAGCGGCGTACGGTACGCTGGCAGAAGTGAAAAAACAGTTCGGCGGTGCGTCAATGGATGATATTTTCGTCAAGGTTTATGGCGGCGAGAAGCAGGAGGTACGTCATGAGTAA
- a CDS encoding ABC transporter permease, translating to MSKMHNLGMVFKFEVLRTLKKPTFWLIALGFPVMIGLIFGIVLWSNQATKEAADKLQEQKFSITMTDHSKLIKPEVAAVMKVQSVDSEAEGIEKVKRRQTDAYFYIPKNLEKDTIRIYGQDTGVFENNKYEAVVRTLLNQSVDSRVTGSEAAVIKQKINSSLKTYKDGKESGGVNEMIVPGFFLVLFYMLVAFFSNQMLTSTVEEKENRTVEMLLTTVQARTLIIGKIWALIALSLIQGMVIVVPVLIGYFGFGSQLHLSNFDLSQIVFDPTRIAVAAALFGASFTMLTGLLVAMGAMMPTAKEASSWVGLVMILLFGPLYAASVFVSYPESTFSMVMSYFPLTAPIPLMIRNTVGNLSLIEALIGVAVLVVSAVLIMMLAVRIFRYGAMSYDSKLSLSALRMKRKADKV from the coding sequence ATGAGTAAGATGCATAATTTGGGAATGGTGTTCAAATTTGAAGTGCTGCGCACTCTGAAAAAACCGACCTTCTGGCTGATAGCGCTGGGTTTTCCGGTTATGATCGGATTGATTTTCGGTATTGTTCTTTGGTCAAATCAGGCGACTAAAGAGGCGGCCGATAAGCTTCAAGAACAAAAATTTAGCATTACTATGACAGATCATTCAAAGCTAATCAAGCCGGAAGTCGCAGCGGTGATGAAAGTCCAATCAGTTGACTCCGAAGCTGAAGGTATCGAAAAAGTTAAACGCCGTCAGACGGATGCTTATTTCTATATACCGAAGAATCTTGAGAAGGACACGATCAGGATATACGGCCAAGATACGGGGGTTTTTGAGAACAATAAGTACGAGGCAGTTGTCCGCACACTACTGAATCAGTCGGTTGATAGTAGGGTCACCGGATCGGAAGCGGCAGTGATCAAGCAGAAAATTAATTCGTCACTCAAGACCTATAAAGACGGTAAAGAAAGCGGCGGTGTGAACGAGATGATCGTGCCAGGGTTCTTCCTGGTGCTGTTTTATATGCTCGTTGCCTTCTTTAGTAATCAGATGCTGACGAGTACTGTCGAGGAGAAAGAAAATCGCACTGTGGAGATGTTGCTGACAACGGTGCAGGCCAGGACGTTGATTATCGGCAAGATTTGGGCGTTGATCGCTCTATCGCTGATTCAGGGGATGGTTATCGTTGTGCCGGTGTTGATTGGCTATTTTGGATTTGGTTCGCAGCTGCACTTGTCTAACTTTGATCTATCGCAAATTGTGTTTGATCCGACGAGAATCGCTGTTGCCGCTGCGCTGTTTGGTGCGAGCTTTACCATGTTGACTGGTCTGTTGGTAGCTATGGGGGCAATGATGCCGACCGCCAAGGAGGCGAGTTCGTGGGTTGGCCTGGTGATGATACTGCTGTTTGGGCCGCTGTATGCCGCGTCAGTATTCGTTTCATACCCAGAGTCAACCTTCTCAATGGTTATGTCATACTTCCCGCTTACGGCACCAATTCCGTTGATGATTAGGAATACGGTCGGCAATTTGTCGCTCATTGAGGCCTTGATCGGCGTAGCGGTCTTGGTGGTGTCTGCGGTACTGATCATGATGCTGGCGGTGCGGATTTTCCGCTACGGTGCGATGTCCTATGACAGCAAGCTATCTCTGTCGGCGTTGCGGATGAAGCGAAAAGCTGATAAAGTTTAA
- a CDS encoding AI-2E family transporter: protein MKVRIEIDTKTFVRFWLVVIGFGLAGLMIYSARDALMVLGTALFLALALNAPVRKLASWLPGKSRLGGTALAFMLLIIILTSVIWFVVPPLVQQSAKFAETLPSLVNGVNEQWHGLKGFVEQNGLQPQIDSLMNNIRGQASSWAASFGANILGSIGSLASFLASAFLVLVLTFLMLLEGQEWMERLWRLYRDEQRRDHHKVLVGKIYNVVTGYIVGQLTVSGIGSLCAGAFVFGMSWFIPEIAANLAMPTILLVFLLSLIPMFGATIAGVVVGLMLMLNSVSAGVIYLIYFVIYQQIENNFIAPVIQGKKVELSALAILVAVTVGLYVGGLVGGVVAIPIAGSLKVLMDDYLAHNREPQAPPRRSPLKKALKKAAKEAS, encoded by the coding sequence ATGAAAGTACGCATTGAAATAGACACCAAAACATTTGTGCGGTTTTGGCTGGTGGTGATTGGCTTTGGGCTGGCGGGGCTGATGATTTATTCGGCGCGGGATGCGCTGATGGTGCTCGGGACGGCGTTGTTTCTGGCGCTGGCATTGAACGCGCCGGTGCGTAAGTTGGCGTCGTGGCTACCTGGCAAGAGTCGGCTGGGCGGGACGGCGTTGGCGTTTATGCTGCTGATCATTATCTTGACTAGTGTGATTTGGTTTGTGGTGCCACCGCTGGTGCAACAATCGGCTAAGTTTGCCGAGACGCTGCCTAGCCTCGTTAATGGTGTTAACGAGCAGTGGCACGGGCTGAAGGGCTTTGTCGAGCAGAATGGTCTGCAGCCGCAAATTGATTCGCTGATGAATAATATCCGCGGCCAGGCATCCAGTTGGGCGGCGAGTTTCGGCGCGAATATTCTCGGTAGTATTGGCTCGCTGGCATCATTTTTGGCATCGGCCTTTCTGGTGCTGGTGCTAACGTTCTTGATGCTGCTGGAGGGTCAGGAATGGATGGAGCGGCTGTGGCGGCTGTATCGGGATGAGCAGCGGCGCGACCATCACAAGGTGCTGGTTGGCAAGATTTATAACGTGGTGACTGGCTACATCGTCGGGCAGCTGACGGTGTCAGGGATCGGCTCGCTGTGCGCCGGGGCGTTTGTGTTTGGCATGAGCTGGTTCATTCCGGAGATCGCGGCCAACTTGGCGATGCCGACGATTCTGCTGGTGTTCCTACTCAGCCTGATCCCGATGTTTGGGGCAACGATCGCCGGTGTGGTGGTGGGACTGATGCTGATGCTCAATAGTGTGTCGGCGGGCGTCATCTATCTCATCTATTTCGTGATCTACCAGCAGATTGAGAATAATTTTATCGCGCCAGTCATTCAGGGCAAGAAAGTCGAGCTGTCGGCGCTGGCGATCTTGGTGGCGGTGACGGTGGGGCTGTATGTTGGCGGCCTAGTTGGTGGTGTGGTGGCTATCCCGATCGCTGGGTCGCTCAAGGTGCTGATGGATGATTATCTGGCGCATAATCGCGAGCCGCAGGCGCCGCCTCGCCGCTCGCCGCTAAAAAAGGCGCTCAAAAAAGCCGCCAAGGAAGCCAGCTGA
- a CDS encoding cysteine--tRNA ligase — MSMNLHNTLTRRKDKLTPLDGQTVRMYTCGLTVYSQPHIGNWVGYIYWDVLVRLLRWQDISVIRTQNITDVGHLTSDDDNGEDKMEKGARREGKTAWDVAEQYIAIADHEAYEVLKLVRPDHLVRATDYIQQQINFAKGLDEKGFLYKIDGDGMYFDTSRLPDYGKLARLDIAGLEAGARVSVEGKRNITDFAVWKFSPTDAKRDMEWNSPWGVGFPGWHLECSTIARETLGDTIDIHTGGIDHIPVHHTNEIAQSESLTGQQFAQIWLHNNHIKVDGRKMSKSLGNIITLSDITARGFSPMAFKLAILSKHYQTEGNFTWEILEAAQARLDHWRGYAALRHQTHDTLDDDDEKDEREGTVSLLAARQALVEKLNDNLDTPGAVALIDEAFSRLDHAPLEKIHRGGLLQLLEAVDEVLGLGLMDGTPDIDDEAKRLILERRQARRAKNWQAADDIRAQLDEKGIALRDTPSGQVWSYR, encoded by the coding sequence ATTTCTATGAATCTCCATAACACCCTCACTCGCCGTAAAGACAAACTGACGCCGCTCGACGGGCAGACGGTTCGCATGTACACCTGTGGGCTGACGGTGTATTCACAGCCGCACATTGGCAATTGGGTCGGCTATATTTACTGGGATGTATTGGTGCGGTTACTGCGCTGGCAGGACATCTCGGTTATTCGCACGCAAAATATCACCGACGTTGGACACTTGACCAGCGATGATGATAATGGCGAGGACAAGATGGAGAAGGGGGCGCGCCGCGAGGGTAAAACCGCTTGGGACGTGGCCGAGCAGTACATCGCTATCGCCGACCACGAAGCCTACGAGGTGCTGAAACTGGTACGGCCCGACCACTTAGTCCGGGCAACGGACTATATCCAGCAGCAAATTAACTTTGCCAAGGGGCTAGACGAGAAGGGATTTTTGTACAAGATTGACGGCGACGGTATGTATTTTGATACGTCGCGGCTGCCGGATTATGGCAAACTCGCGCGGCTGGACATAGCCGGACTAGAAGCCGGCGCGCGAGTCAGCGTCGAGGGCAAGCGCAACATCACCGACTTCGCTGTCTGGAAATTTTCACCGACAGACGCCAAGCGCGACATGGAGTGGAATAGTCCATGGGGCGTCGGTTTTCCGGGCTGGCATTTAGAGTGTTCGACGATCGCTCGGGAGACGCTAGGTGATACAATCGACATTCACACCGGCGGCATCGACCACATTCCGGTACATCACACCAACGAGATTGCTCAGAGCGAGAGTCTGACTGGGCAGCAATTTGCTCAAATTTGGCTGCACAATAACCACATCAAGGTAGATGGCCGCAAGATGAGTAAGTCGCTCGGCAACATCATCACTCTCAGTGACATCACGGCGCGCGGTTTTAGTCCGATGGCCTTTAAGCTGGCAATCCTCAGCAAGCATTACCAAACCGAGGGCAATTTCACCTGGGAAATTTTGGAGGCAGCCCAGGCGCGGCTGGACCATTGGCGCGGCTATGCGGCGCTGCGACACCAGACGCACGACACGCTGGATGATGACGACGAGAAAGATGAGCGGGAGGGCACGGTGTCACTATTGGCAGCGCGGCAGGCGCTTGTTGAAAAGTTGAATGATAATTTGGATACACCAGGAGCCGTGGCGCTGATCGACGAGGCCTTTTCACGGCTGGATCATGCGCCGTTGGAGAAAATTCACCGCGGTGGTTTATTGCAGCTACTCGAGGCGGTCGACGAGGTGCTGGGCCTAGGGCTGATGGACGGCACGCCAGACATTGATGATGAAGCGAAGCGGCTTATCCTTGAGCGTCGGCAGGCTCGCCGCGCCAAGAACTGGCAAGCTGCCGACGATATTCGCGCTCAACTCGACGAAAAGGGCATCGCGCTACGCGACACCCCATCTGGTCAAGTTTGGTCGTACCGATAA
- a CDS encoding NUDIX domain-containing protein has product MDTTLFQYCQKIVLFNQDGSAVLLARRRGEADYDGVFSFIGGKLESTDGGLVNGLRREKNEEIGSAAKIAVVTSISVNEYFVKTNGQAMVLPHYYARFIGGEITLNDEYSEYRWVNLRELDRFEPKIETVAPMIEAVQKIMRVATEADYREI; this is encoded by the coding sequence ATGGATACAACATTGTTTCAGTACTGTCAAAAAATAGTGCTATTCAATCAAGACGGCTCTGCTGTGCTGCTCGCTAGGCGCCGCGGGGAGGCTGATTATGATGGCGTGTTCTCGTTTATTGGCGGTAAGTTGGAGTCGACGGATGGTGGCCTGGTGAATGGTCTTCGGCGGGAGAAAAATGAGGAAATTGGCTCGGCTGCTAAAATTGCGGTGGTAACGAGTATCAGTGTTAATGAATATTTTGTCAAAACTAATGGACAGGCCATGGTGCTGCCGCACTATTATGCCCGGTTTATTGGCGGTGAAATTACGCTCAATGATGAGTATTCTGAGTATCGGTGGGTAAACCTACGTGAGTTAGATCGGTTTGAACCAAAGATTGAGACAGTTGCCCCTATGATTGAGGCTGTCCAAAAAATTATGCGAGTTGCCACCGAGGCGGATTATCGAGAGATATAG